The following coding sequences are from one Microbacterium wangchenii window:
- a CDS encoding phage tail sheath family protein, with the protein MPTYLSPGVYVHEVDAATRPIEGVGTAVAAFVGVAPDGPQNQPTLVSNWTQYVDTFGGLYAGAYLAYAVYGYFLNGGGNCYIVRIGTSEQGPGRESKKEKDAKSVNAAPTVTIGGYAITAKSAAANAKPVKVEVSPAGGEAPAEDEFMVSVILEGRAPEVWENVSTKPGTENYIVTKVSSESKLVTVTEVAQGAALKPATGTFDLAVPEPEPQPLAVDRLRAADYIGDPADRTGFGGLQEIEEVTMVAVPDLMAAYQQGAIDLETVQAVQSAMVAHCELMGDRLAILDPPPGLSAQGITTWRADAAHDSKYATLYYPWIKVLDPMSGTNQFVPPSGHIAGVWARNDNDRGVHKAPANEIIRGVVAVETQLTRIEQELLNPVGINAIRKFPGQGIRVWGARTLSSDAAWRYVNVRRLFNYLEKSILGATQFAVFEPNDAALWGKLRRSISSFLLNEWRKGALFGRTPEEAFFVKCDEETNPPEIVDAGQVICQIGVAPVKPAEFVVFELSQFSGGTSIVTE; encoded by the coding sequence ATGCCCACCTATCTATCTCCCGGTGTCTACGTGCACGAGGTCGATGCGGCGACGCGGCCGATCGAAGGTGTCGGCACCGCCGTCGCCGCCTTCGTGGGTGTGGCGCCGGACGGCCCACAGAACCAGCCGACACTCGTGTCGAACTGGACGCAGTACGTGGACACGTTCGGCGGGCTGTACGCGGGCGCCTACCTCGCATACGCGGTGTACGGCTATTTCCTGAACGGGGGCGGAAACTGCTACATCGTCCGGATCGGAACGTCGGAGCAGGGCCCCGGGCGGGAGAGCAAGAAGGAGAAGGACGCGAAGTCCGTGAATGCCGCACCGACGGTGACCATCGGCGGCTATGCGATCACGGCCAAGAGCGCCGCCGCCAACGCCAAGCCGGTCAAGGTGGAGGTGAGCCCGGCCGGGGGTGAAGCGCCCGCCGAAGACGAATTCATGGTTTCGGTCATCCTGGAGGGGCGTGCGCCGGAGGTCTGGGAGAACGTCTCCACGAAGCCCGGAACCGAGAATTACATCGTCACGAAGGTGTCGAGCGAGTCCAAGCTCGTCACGGTGACCGAAGTCGCCCAGGGCGCGGCACTGAAGCCTGCGACCGGGACGTTCGATCTGGCGGTGCCCGAGCCCGAGCCGCAGCCGCTCGCCGTGGACCGGCTGCGCGCTGCCGACTACATCGGCGATCCCGCCGACCGCACCGGATTCGGCGGCCTCCAGGAGATCGAGGAGGTGACGATGGTCGCCGTGCCCGACCTGATGGCGGCGTATCAGCAGGGCGCGATCGACCTCGAGACGGTGCAGGCCGTGCAATCGGCGATGGTCGCACACTGCGAGCTCATGGGCGACCGCCTCGCGATCCTCGATCCGCCACCGGGGTTGAGCGCCCAAGGGATCACGACGTGGCGGGCGGACGCGGCCCACGACTCGAAGTACGCCACGCTCTACTACCCCTGGATCAAGGTGCTGGACCCGATGTCGGGGACGAATCAGTTCGTCCCGCCTTCCGGCCACATCGCCGGGGTGTGGGCGCGCAACGACAACGACCGGGGCGTGCACAAGGCGCCTGCCAACGAGATCATCCGCGGCGTCGTCGCCGTGGAGACGCAGCTCACACGCATCGAGCAGGAACTGCTGAACCCCGTGGGGATCAACGCGATCCGGAAGTTCCCGGGCCAGGGGATCCGCGTCTGGGGAGCGCGCACCCTCTCCAGCGACGCCGCTTGGCGGTACGTGAACGTCCGGCGCCTGTTCAACTATCTGGAGAAGTCGATCCTCGGCGCCACGCAATTCGCCGTCTTCGAGCCGAACGACGCCGCGCTGTGGGGCAAGCTGCGCCGGTCGATCTCCAGCTTCCTGCTGAACGAGTGGCGCAAGGGCGCGCTCTTCGGCCGGACGCCGGAGGAGGCCTTCTTCGTCAAGTGCGACGAAGAGACCAACCCGCCCGAAATCGTCGACGCCGGACAGGTCATCTGCCAGATCGGCGTCGCGCCGGTCAAAC
- a CDS encoding DUF4157 domain-containing protein codes for MPTVDLLVAEQISARRVASNSRMNERQPFGRSSRDLPVLDAAGVLRLQREVGNAATSSVIEEERSPVLDAISSGGETLQGAVRADMESRMGADFGDVRVHTDTDASESARSVGARAYTVGPHLVFQRDAYDPGSPEGRTTLAHELTHVMQQREGPVEGTPAEGGINVSSPDDRFERDAVENAARVLSGPAVAEPQVQRDSCCAEPVAQREDDPGEEPEELSAEEPVQTLLQ; via the coding sequence GTGCCGACAGTCGACCTTCTGGTTGCGGAGCAGATCAGCGCACGCCGCGTCGCCAGCAACTCCCGGATGAACGAGCGCCAGCCTTTCGGGCGCAGCAGTCGAGACCTCCCGGTCCTGGACGCAGCCGGGGTCCTGCGCCTGCAGCGCGAGGTGGGAAACGCCGCCACCTCCAGCGTTATCGAAGAAGAGCGTTCGCCGGTGCTCGACGCAATCTCGTCGGGCGGAGAGACCCTGCAGGGCGCCGTCCGGGCCGACATGGAGTCGCGGATGGGCGCGGACTTCGGGGACGTACGTGTGCATACGGACACTGACGCGTCCGAATCCGCTCGATCCGTGGGGGCGCGCGCGTACACCGTGGGCCCACACCTCGTTTTCCAGCGTGACGCCTACGATCCCGGCTCGCCGGAGGGCAGAACCACATTGGCCCACGAGCTGACGCACGTGATGCAGCAGCGTGAAGGACCCGTCGAGGGCACGCCTGCGGAGGGCGGAATCAATGTGAGCAGCCCTGATGACCGCTTCGAGCGCGACGCGGTCGAAAACGCCGCACGCGTTCTGAGCGGTCCGGCGGTGGCTGAGCCGCAGGTGCAACGAGATTCTTGTTGCGCCGAGCCGGTGGCGCAGCGTGAGGATGACCCTGGGGAGGAACCGGAAGAACTCTCGGCTGAGGAGCCGGTACAGACCCTGCTCCAATGA
- a CDS encoding ATP-binding protein has product MRRDPSAAHLLGRVAAVEERIRRLVAARRADDPQPDDPFRGLYLSDEMVDRLLDTERRPPLQPDASAAFLASEREADLAEAAGHPSRLRELAREFALSPLDVELLLVALAADVDPRFERFFGYLNDDVTQRRPTVGLALELCGASLILVADRGRLLHGPLLAGGLLTLDEPDRALPARMLRVPDRVVGHLLGDDTIDLPLAGVLAEPLAAEWGDPAQIVRALRAGIRSVYLRDSSTGSGTSVAVRALSTVGSDSLVLDLEKLRSAPDSVQLARAAVREVRLRGCGLVAGPVVGGIEPALVAAVDAVSRPTILIGEGAWDASWTQQLPALVQVPPSTIDERVALWQGALGPAAFGVDVAGATEQFRLKPEQVARAAAAARTQAALTPTGTVTADHLGAGARAGNGSALDRLARRVEPAVRWTDLVLPPAVLNALHEIELRARFRERVLGEWTMRPGGGRGHGVVALLAGDSGTGKTMSAEVVAGELGLDLFVVDLATVVDKYIGETEKNLDKIFAAAADVNAVLLFDEADAIFGKRSEVKDAHDRYANVESAFLLQRMESFNGLALLATNLRANIDEAFTRRLDVVVDFPLPDAAHRAVLWDRCLGVRIPRDDDLDLQFLGGAFELAGGAIRAAAVTAAYFAAGAGGVLTMEHVITAVQREYRKLGRLTAEREFGKYWTLIAR; this is encoded by the coding sequence ATGCGCCGCGACCCCAGCGCCGCGCATCTCCTGGGCCGCGTCGCGGCGGTGGAGGAGCGCATCCGAAGGCTCGTGGCGGCGCGGCGCGCGGACGATCCGCAGCCGGACGACCCCTTCCGGGGGTTGTACCTCAGCGACGAGATGGTGGATCGCCTGCTGGACACCGAGCGCCGCCCGCCGCTGCAGCCCGATGCGTCGGCGGCATTCCTCGCGAGCGAGCGGGAGGCCGATCTGGCCGAAGCGGCCGGTCACCCGTCCCGGCTGCGCGAGCTGGCACGGGAGTTCGCACTCTCGCCGCTCGACGTGGAACTCCTTCTGGTGGCGCTCGCCGCCGACGTGGACCCACGTTTCGAGCGCTTCTTCGGGTACCTCAACGACGACGTCACACAGCGCCGCCCAACGGTCGGGCTGGCATTGGAGCTGTGCGGCGCGTCCCTGATCCTGGTCGCCGATCGGGGACGACTGCTGCATGGCCCGCTCCTCGCCGGGGGCCTTCTCACGCTCGACGAGCCGGATCGAGCCCTGCCGGCGCGCATGCTCCGCGTCCCCGATCGTGTCGTCGGACACCTGCTCGGCGACGACACGATCGACCTGCCGCTGGCGGGCGTGCTGGCTGAGCCGCTGGCGGCCGAGTGGGGTGATCCCGCGCAGATCGTGCGGGCGCTGCGTGCTGGCATCCGCTCCGTGTATCTGCGGGACTCCAGCACCGGATCCGGCACGTCCGTGGCGGTGCGCGCGCTGTCGACGGTGGGCAGCGACAGTCTCGTTCTGGACCTCGAGAAGCTCCGAAGCGCCCCGGACTCCGTGCAGCTCGCGCGTGCGGCGGTGCGCGAAGTCCGGCTGCGCGGATGTGGTCTCGTGGCCGGGCCGGTCGTCGGTGGCATCGAGCCGGCTCTCGTCGCGGCGGTGGACGCCGTGTCCCGGCCGACCATCCTGATCGGTGAGGGCGCGTGGGACGCGTCGTGGACGCAGCAGCTGCCGGCACTCGTGCAGGTGCCTCCCAGCACGATCGACGAACGGGTCGCGCTGTGGCAGGGGGCGCTGGGGCCCGCCGCGTTCGGCGTGGATGTGGCGGGAGCCACAGAGCAGTTCCGGCTCAAGCCGGAGCAGGTGGCCCGCGCCGCCGCCGCAGCACGCACGCAGGCGGCGCTGACGCCGACGGGCACGGTCACCGCGGATCACCTGGGTGCCGGAGCCCGCGCCGGAAACGGATCCGCTCTGGACCGCCTGGCCCGTCGTGTTGAGCCGGCGGTGCGCTGGACCGATCTCGTCCTGCCCCCCGCGGTGCTCAACGCGCTGCACGAGATCGAACTGCGCGCCCGCTTCCGGGAGCGCGTCCTCGGCGAATGGACCATGCGCCCCGGCGGCGGCCGCGGGCATGGCGTGGTCGCTCTCCTGGCGGGCGATTCCGGAACGGGCAAGACCATGTCGGCCGAGGTCGTCGCGGGGGAGCTCGGACTCGACCTGTTCGTCGTCGATCTGGCGACGGTGGTGGACAAGTACATCGGCGAGACCGAGAAGAACCTCGACAAGATCTTCGCCGCGGCCGCGGACGTGAACGCGGTGCTCTTGTTCGACGAGGCAGACGCGATCTTCGGCAAGCGATCCGAGGTGAAGGATGCGCACGACCGGTATGCGAACGTCGAGAGCGCGTTCCTGCTGCAGCGGATGGAGAGCTTCAACGGCCTGGCGCTGCTCGCGACCAACCTCCGCGCGAACATCGATGAGGCCTTCACGCGCAGACTCGACGTCGTCGTGGACTTCCCGCTTCCGGATGCCGCGCACCGCGCCGTTCTGTGGGACCGGTGCCTAGGGGTGCGGATACCGCGGGACGACGACCTGGACCTGCAGTTCCTCGGGGGCGCGTTCGAACTGGCTGGCGGCGCGATCCGGGCAGCCGCCGTGACGGCGGCGTATTTCGCGGCCGGCGCGGGGGGCGTCCTGACGATGGAGCACGTCATCACGGCGGTGCAGCGCGAATACCGCAAGCTCGGTCGTCTCACCGCCGAACGCGAGTTCGGCAAGTACTGGACCCTCATCGCGCGGTGA
- a CDS encoding DUF4255 domain-containing protein, producing MIGEVDDAIRAIVRTDAISDPDVDVVLDAPTTDWAARRNAPTVDLYLYDIREDTRRRENGFLERRDPRGIVVGRTPAPRYFKLSYLVTAWTQRPDDEHRLLDQLLQCFLRFDALPDEFRVGGLADTGQPVQITVGLPPPEDRAFADVWSSLGGELKPSLDLVVLAPVLPGVSRTAGAPVTEGVGATFQNMPDAVEERLFRAAAPDPARSADIPRTPRAPRPRDGRR from the coding sequence GTGATCGGGGAGGTGGATGACGCCATCCGGGCGATCGTGCGCACCGACGCGATCTCCGACCCGGACGTGGACGTCGTGCTCGACGCGCCGACGACCGACTGGGCCGCGCGCCGGAACGCGCCGACCGTGGATCTGTACCTCTACGACATCCGGGAGGACACGCGCCGCCGTGAGAACGGGTTCCTGGAACGGCGGGATCCGCGCGGCATCGTGGTGGGACGGACCCCGGCGCCGCGCTATTTCAAGCTTTCCTACCTCGTGACCGCATGGACGCAGCGGCCCGATGACGAGCACCGGCTGCTGGATCAGCTCCTGCAATGCTTCCTGCGATTCGACGCGCTGCCGGACGAATTCCGCGTGGGTGGTCTCGCCGACACCGGCCAGCCCGTGCAGATCACGGTGGGGCTGCCGCCCCCGGAGGACCGTGCGTTCGCCGATGTGTGGTCCTCCCTCGGTGGGGAGCTGAAGCCGTCACTGGACCTCGTGGTCCTCGCACCGGTGCTCCCAGGTGTGTCCCGGACCGCGGGGGCGCCGGTGACCGAGGGTGTGGGAGCGACGTTCCAGAACATGCCGGACGCGGTTGAGGAACGGCTGTTCCGAGCGGCGGCTCCGGACCCAGCACGGTCTGCCGACATCCCGCGGACGCCCCGGGCCCCGCGTCCTCGAGACGGGCGACGCTGA
- a CDS encoding response regulator transcription factor: protein MMSRIAVRVFARDPISEAGLSSQLRPRPEVRVVSPREDEDPEVVLVLVDAVDEESLNTLRFLRRNGDAKVILIPASLDDQGLVRAIEVGVVGIVRRVEATPERLVSAIRSAAAGEGAVPPDMLGRLLEQIGRLQRTVLDPRGIAFNGLSAREVEVLRLVAEGLGTAQIALRLSYSERTVKNILHDVTTRLQLRNRSHAVAYALREGLI, encoded by the coding sequence ATGATGTCACGTATCGCGGTCCGGGTCTTCGCCCGTGACCCTATTTCGGAGGCTGGCCTGTCCAGCCAGCTCCGTCCCCGTCCCGAGGTCCGCGTCGTTTCTCCGCGTGAGGACGAGGACCCTGAGGTGGTGCTGGTGCTCGTGGATGCCGTGGACGAGGAGTCGCTGAACACCCTGCGCTTCCTGCGCCGCAACGGTGACGCCAAGGTCATCTTGATCCCTGCCAGCCTCGATGATCAGGGTCTGGTCCGCGCGATCGAAGTGGGCGTGGTGGGGATCGTCCGGCGCGTCGAAGCCACGCCGGAGCGGCTGGTATCGGCGATCCGCTCCGCCGCCGCAGGTGAGGGCGCTGTCCCACCAGACATGCTGGGCCGCCTCCTCGAGCAGATCGGCAGGCTTCAGCGCACCGTCCTCGATCCGCGCGGGATCGCCTTCAACGGCCTGTCCGCACGCGAGGTGGAGGTCCTTCGCCTGGTCGCCGAGGGCCTGGGCACCGCGCAGATCGCGCTGCGCCTGTCGTACTCCGAACGGACGGTGAAGAACATCCTGCACGACGTGACGACGCGGTTGCAGTTGCGCAACCGGTCGCACGCGGTCGCTTACGCCCTGCGGGAAGGACTCATCTGA
- a CDS encoding PAAR domain-containing protein yields the protein MPTGPALRVGDMAACPLSEGVTVHIGGPITPAAGVPAVLIGGMPAAVAAGTPGGIVCASPAPNGLATGSATVLIGGRPAARLGDMSIHGIPVGPGPGCTTVIIGG from the coding sequence GTGCCCACCGGGCCTGCCCTGCGCGTCGGTGACATGGCCGCTTGCCCGCTGTCGGAGGGCGTCACGGTGCACATCGGCGGTCCCATCACGCCGGCGGCGGGCGTCCCCGCAGTCCTCATCGGCGGCATGCCGGCCGCGGTCGCGGCCGGCACCCCCGGCGGAATCGTGTGCGCCTCGCCCGCCCCGAACGGGCTGGCGACCGGCAGCGCGACGGTCCTCATCGGCGGGCGTCCGGCGGCGCGACTGGGCGATATGTCGATTCACGGGATCCCGGTGGGCCCCGGACCCGGGTGCACGACCGTGATCATCGGCGGCTGA
- a CDS encoding GH92 family glycosyl hydrolase produces the protein MTGTDPGPTSLTGRARAGYSARRPLLLDAEAGAVTVIAATELVGQQVQPDTELVWIVLPVAGDAPHDRWQATAVSVDVEFTDGAQLSRMGAVDQYGDGITAHAQGAARKLWPDQWNLRRVSLEPAVGRVIRRVTASLGTGAGASVRAYLDEVGLVPVREPVDDLDTVDTRRGSHSTPTFSRGNTAPLVGLPHGGVFAVPMTDASASDWPYSWAAHNRAHDGRPAVQAFATSHIASPWMGDHGVFQLMPSPLREPALDRTQRALGFEHRDEKARPHLYEVALDGGIIAEIVPDQFAIAARFSFDGGEGSIIVDHLGDATLLSQSSTADGHELDVHLHPFAAKPAYFVHCAFSHVHSSDVRQHGDTVRGHLRLADGAQVVEAVVGLSTVSPAQARENARPSVRFADRKHAAREEWSRIMRLLDVDARSEQQRASLYGGLYRAFLYPNWYSEPVSDGGFAFGSPSHRGRIEHGALAVNNGFWDTYRTAWPLVALLHPGASVALANGFVNHARVAGWTPRWSAPAAEDCMTGTTFDLVFADLAAKDLPGLDLAGGYAAAVKGATVPATDPAVGRKGLRESRYLGWTPTSTHEGLSWSLDNALNDWGIAVLADRLHGAEHSPPRREELAVEREYFARRSLGYQRVFDRERGFFIGRDINGGWRTPFDALEWGIDYTETHAWGTAFTAPHDGAGLVELHGGEGAFGARLDELREIPEPASETNVGHYGRVIHEMLEARDTRMGLLAMSNQPAHHIPFMYMFAGRHDDAHRLVKECLDRLFVGSDFGQGYPGDEDNGEMSAWYLFASLGLYPLVPATGTYVLVPPSVRRAVLRPFGGNEVEIRIVRGDPDDSFISSVRVDGREWHDISIGHDVLQRGCRIDFELSSIPTGWARHSRPISSRTLHGFSQPVQDLAHPARADGTSAGLEALVDDRAAIPVAVAPGDALTIRFAEAAPVSMVTVTADGPGAIDFDVDLLDEHGLVVASRPYRHVAFTWAEQLRPLSAPRVDGPPPCGARFVFRGTGTVRQVEVILADSGATDRR, from the coding sequence ATGACCGGAACCGATCCCGGGCCCACATCGCTGACCGGGCGGGCGAGGGCAGGGTACTCGGCCCGGCGCCCCCTGCTCCTCGACGCCGAGGCAGGTGCGGTCACCGTCATCGCCGCCACCGAGCTCGTCGGGCAGCAGGTGCAACCGGACACCGAACTGGTCTGGATCGTGCTGCCGGTCGCCGGCGATGCGCCTCACGACCGGTGGCAGGCGACGGCGGTGTCGGTCGATGTGGAGTTCACCGACGGAGCGCAGCTGTCCCGGATGGGGGCGGTGGATCAATACGGTGACGGCATCACCGCGCACGCACAGGGGGCGGCCCGCAAGCTCTGGCCCGATCAGTGGAACCTCCGGCGGGTGTCGCTCGAGCCTGCCGTGGGGCGCGTCATCCGCCGTGTCACCGCGTCCCTGGGCACAGGCGCCGGCGCATCGGTGCGGGCGTACCTGGACGAGGTGGGCCTCGTGCCCGTGCGCGAGCCCGTCGACGACCTGGACACGGTCGACACGAGACGCGGCAGCCACTCCACCCCGACGTTCTCCCGTGGCAACACCGCGCCACTGGTCGGGCTCCCGCACGGTGGCGTCTTCGCTGTGCCCATGACCGACGCGTCCGCGAGCGACTGGCCGTACTCCTGGGCGGCGCACAACCGCGCTCACGACGGCAGGCCCGCGGTACAGGCCTTCGCGACCTCGCACATCGCCAGCCCGTGGATGGGCGACCACGGCGTCTTCCAGCTCATGCCCAGCCCGCTGCGCGAGCCGGCCCTGGACCGCACGCAGCGCGCACTCGGCTTCGAGCATCGCGATGAGAAAGCGCGCCCGCACCTTTATGAGGTGGCACTGGACGGCGGAATCATCGCCGAGATCGTCCCCGACCAGTTCGCGATCGCGGCGCGGTTCAGCTTCGACGGCGGGGAAGGGTCGATCATCGTCGACCATCTCGGGGATGCCACGCTGCTGTCGCAGTCCTCGACCGCCGACGGCCACGAACTCGACGTGCACCTCCACCCTTTCGCTGCCAAGCCCGCCTACTTCGTGCACTGCGCTTTCTCGCACGTGCACAGCAGCGACGTGCGGCAGCATGGCGACACCGTGCGCGGTCACCTCCGCCTCGCCGATGGGGCGCAGGTCGTGGAGGCGGTCGTCGGTCTGTCCACCGTCAGCCCCGCCCAGGCCCGCGAGAACGCACGACCGAGCGTGCGCTTCGCCGACCGCAAGCACGCGGCGCGGGAAGAGTGGTCGCGGATCATGAGGCTTCTCGACGTCGACGCGCGCAGCGAGCAGCAGCGGGCGAGCCTCTACGGCGGCTTGTATCGTGCATTCCTATACCCCAACTGGTACTCCGAGCCCGTCTCCGACGGCGGCTTCGCGTTCGGCTCGCCCTCCCACCGCGGCCGGATCGAGCACGGTGCGCTCGCCGTCAACAACGGCTTCTGGGACACCTACCGCACGGCATGGCCGCTTGTGGCGCTCCTGCATCCTGGGGCGTCGGTCGCACTCGCGAACGGCTTCGTGAACCACGCTCGCGTCGCCGGCTGGACCCCGAGGTGGAGTGCTCCCGCCGCCGAGGACTGCATGACGGGGACCACCTTTGACCTCGTGTTCGCCGACCTCGCCGCGAAGGATCTGCCCGGGCTCGACCTGGCGGGCGGGTACGCCGCCGCGGTGAAGGGGGCGACGGTGCCTGCGACCGACCCCGCGGTCGGGCGCAAGGGGCTGCGGGAATCGCGGTACCTGGGATGGACGCCGACGTCCACCCACGAGGGGCTCTCCTGGTCGCTGGACAACGCGCTGAACGACTGGGGCATCGCCGTCCTCGCCGACCGGCTGCACGGTGCCGAACACTCCCCGCCGCGCCGAGAGGAACTCGCCGTCGAACGCGAGTACTTCGCGCGGCGCTCCCTCGGCTACCAGCGCGTGTTCGACCGCGAGCGGGGATTCTTCATCGGGCGCGACATCAACGGGGGCTGGCGCACGCCCTTCGACGCCCTCGAATGGGGCATCGACTACACCGAGACCCATGCCTGGGGCACCGCGTTCACCGCACCGCACGACGGCGCCGGGCTCGTCGAACTACACGGTGGGGAAGGAGCGTTCGGCGCGCGCCTCGATGAACTGCGTGAGATCCCGGAACCGGCCAGCGAAACCAATGTGGGCCACTACGGCAGGGTCATCCATGAGATGCTCGAGGCACGCGACACCAGGATGGGGCTGCTGGCGATGTCGAACCAGCCCGCGCACCACATCCCTTTCATGTACATGTTCGCAGGCAGGCACGACGACGCCCATCGGCTCGTCAAGGAATGCCTGGACCGGCTCTTCGTCGGATCCGACTTCGGCCAGGGGTACCCCGGCGATGAGGACAACGGCGAGATGAGCGCCTGGTATCTGTTCGCATCGCTCGGCCTGTACCCCTTGGTCCCCGCCACGGGCACGTACGTGCTGGTGCCGCCGTCCGTGCGCCGCGCTGTGCTGCGTCCCTTCGGGGGCAACGAGGTCGAGATCCGGATCGTCCGCGGTGACCCCGATGATTCGTTCATCTCCTCCGTCCGCGTCGACGGGAGGGAGTGGCACGACATCAGCATCGGTCACGACGTCCTGCAACGCGGCTGCCGCATCGACTTCGAGCTGTCGTCCATCCCGACGGGGTGGGCCCGACACTCTCGCCCCATCTCCTCCCGCACACTGCACGGCTTCTCGCAGCCGGTCCAGGACCTCGCGCACCCCGCGCGCGCCGACGGGACGTCTGCAGGGCTGGAAGCACTGGTCGATGACCGGGCAGCCATCCCGGTCGCGGTCGCCCCGGGTGACGCCCTGACCATTCGCTTCGCGGAGGCCGCGCCGGTGTCGATGGTCACCGTGACCGCCGACGGGCCCGGGGCGATCGACTTCGACGTCGACCTGCTCGACGAACACGGGCTCGTCGTCGCATCACGCCCCTACCGGCACGTCGCCTTCACCTGGGCGGAGCAGCTCCGCCCGCTCAGCGCGCCGCGCGTGGATGGGCCGCCCCCGTGCGGGGCCAGGTTCGTGTTCCGTGGCACCGGCACCGTACGCCAGGTGGAGGTCATCCTCGCTGACTCCGGAGCGACCGACCGCCGGTGA
- a CDS encoding glycoside hydrolase family 2 protein gives MRQNDVLPVSLARTDGGSYPRPQLVRGSWTDLSGTWGFAFDEDDLGVGLGWHREPAFDLDIVVPFPPESTASGVGVTEPRRIFWYRREVSAQEIAAAGHGDGRRLLLQFGAVDYRCSVWLNGELVGSHEGGQTPFGIDISSAVDDSRASQLLVVRVEDDPRDVTQPRGKQDWQDDPHAIYYHRTSGIWQPVWLESVPSIFVQTLHWRSDFTAATVTARIVLNDRPSTPTPISIELVSDGTPLATVTTTATEREITVALPVAAIANGQGYHDLLWSPERPHLLDAVVHAGADQVSSYLGLRSVEVDRGRFLLNGSPYYLRSVLSQGYWPQSHLAAPGADALRREVELIKELGFNAARIHQKFEDPRFLYWADRLGLVVWGEAPAAFAFGPTAVQRTISEWIAALERDYSHPSIVAWVPLNESWGVQEIRHDPQMVEFARSIAALTRAIDPTRPVVSNDGWEQVDTDIIAIHDYEWQADVIAARYADRPAIDRMLGTLGPAGRRLVLAGDVDDKPVMLTEFGGVSYDTSQQAGAWGYSTASSPDDLAERMGAIFAGVHASGVLAGFCYTQLTDTLQETNGLLTADREPKFAAARIREIVTGRRG, from the coding sequence ATGCGTCAAAACGATGTCCTGCCGGTTTCCCTGGCCCGCACAGACGGCGGCAGCTACCCCCGACCGCAGTTGGTCCGTGGATCCTGGACCGACCTGAGCGGGACATGGGGGTTCGCTTTCGACGAGGACGATCTCGGTGTAGGGCTCGGCTGGCATCGCGAGCCCGCGTTCGATCTCGACATCGTGGTGCCGTTCCCCCCCGAGTCCACCGCATCCGGGGTGGGAGTGACCGAGCCGCGAAGGATCTTCTGGTACCGGCGCGAGGTGTCGGCACAGGAGATCGCGGCCGCCGGTCACGGGGACGGCCGGCGGCTGCTCCTGCAGTTCGGAGCGGTTGATTACCGCTGCTCGGTGTGGCTGAACGGCGAGCTGGTGGGCAGCCACGAGGGCGGGCAGACCCCGTTCGGGATCGACATCAGCAGCGCTGTCGACGACTCCCGCGCGTCTCAGCTGCTCGTGGTCCGCGTCGAAGACGACCCGAGGGACGTCACGCAGCCGCGGGGCAAGCAGGACTGGCAGGACGATCCGCACGCCATCTACTACCACCGCACCAGTGGAATCTGGCAGCCGGTGTGGTTGGAATCCGTCCCGAGCATCTTCGTTCAGACCCTGCACTGGCGGTCGGATTTCACCGCCGCCACCGTCACCGCCCGCATCGTGCTGAACGACCGTCCGTCGACGCCGACACCCATCAGCATCGAGCTGGTCAGCGACGGCACACCCCTGGCCACGGTCACGACGACCGCCACGGAGCGCGAGATCACCGTCGCTCTCCCCGTTGCCGCGATCGCCAACGGGCAGGGCTATCACGATCTGCTCTGGAGTCCGGAACGACCTCACCTCCTCGACGCCGTCGTCCATGCCGGCGCCGACCAGGTGAGCTCCTACCTCGGGCTGCGCAGTGTGGAAGTCGACCGTGGCAGGTTCTTGCTCAACGGCAGCCCGTACTACCTGCGCTCGGTGCTCAGCCAGGGGTACTGGCCGCAGTCGCACCTCGCCGCGCCGGGCGCCGATGCGCTGCGCCGAGAGGTGGAGCTCATCAAGGAGCTCGGGTTCAACGCTGCCCGCATCCACCAGAAGTTCGAGGATCCTCGCTTCCTCTACTGGGCCGACCGTCTCGGTCTCGTCGTCTGGGGGGAGGCGCCCGCGGCATTCGCGTTCGGGCCGACCGCAGTTCAGCGCACGATCAGCGAGTGGATCGCGGCGCTCGAACGCGATTACTCCCATCCCTCGATCGTCGCGTGGGTTCCGCTCAACGAGAGCTGGGGCGTGCAGGAGATACGGCACGACCCGCAGATGGTCGAGTTCGCCCGCAGTATCGCCGCCCTGACCCGGGCGATCGACCCGACCCGGCCCGTCGTGAGCAACGACGGCTGGGAGCAGGTCGACACCGACATCATCGCCATCCACGACTACGAGTGGCAGGCCGACGTCATCGCCGCCCGTTACGCGGATCGACCGGCAATCGATCGGATGCTCGGAACCCTCGGGCCCGCGGGGCGCCGCCTGGTCCTCGCCGGCGACGTCGACGACAAGCCCGTGATGCTGACCGAATTCGGTGGAGTCTCGTATGACACGTCGCAGCAGGCGGGCGCGTGGGGGTACTCCACCGCATCGTCGCCGGACGACCTCGCCGAACGGATGGGCGCGATCTTCGCCGGGGTCCACGCCAGCGGAGTGCTCGCGGGGTTCTGCTACACGCAGCTCACCGACACGCTGCAGGAGACGAACGGCCTGCTGACGGCGGACAGGGAGCCGAAGTTCGCCGCCGCGCGCATCCGTGAGATCGTCACCGGCCGCCGCGGTTGA